CGGTGATATTACGCTGTCGAACATCAGTTGGTCCGGCACCATCAACGGTGCGACGGTGTCGACCATCTTCGGCAGCAATATCATTATTGACAGTGGTACCACGCCGCTGACCGGCAGCGTCGGTCCCAATATCGATCCCGCGGTGACCTTCGTGTACGATGCCGGCGGGCCCATCACCTCCATGGGCATGGCCTTCGCCTTCGACCTCAGCGCCGGTGACAGTATCGATTTCAATGCCCGCCTGGAAATCACACCGGTTCCGGTGCCCGGCGCGCTGCTGCTGCTGGCCTCCGGCCTGCTCGGCCTCGGTGCCGCCGCGCGTCGACGCTGACAGCCGCGTCGCGACGTCATGAATGAACGCCCCTCGTGCGAGGGGCGTTTTGAGTATCATCAGGGACAGAGTGCAGGCTTACGCCCGTCCTCTTCCGCGCCTCCTTACCGCACCCCCTTCCGCAACAGCCACTTCCCGGCAATCTCCTTCAACCGTTTCGCGGCGATGATGTGAGCGTCGAGACACGCTTCCTTGCCGTTCTTGCCGTAGGCCACGCTCATAAGGGTGGAGTAGTACACCACCGGCATCTTGAGCTTGATACCGTGGACCAATCAAAGGGTCAGAGTACGTGGTCGCCGTCGATCGCTGCGCTCTCCCACGCCAGCATCGCGCGCTTGCGTTCGCGGCCCCAGCGGTAGTCGCCGACGACGCCGGTCTCGCGGATCACGCGGTGGCAGGGGACGAGGTAGGCGAGGGGGTTCCGGCCGATGGCCGTGCCGACCGCGCGGGCCGCGGCCGGTCGGGCGAGCGCGGTGGCCAGTTGGCCGTAGCTGACCAGCGTGCCGGGCCGCAGCCGTAACAGTGCACGCCACACCTGCACCTGGAAGGTTGTGCCGCGCACGAAGGCGCGCAGGGGTTGGTGCGTCTGCGCACCGGGCGGGGCGCCGGCCCGCGTAAAGATGCGCGCGGCGAGGTGTGCGGCCAGTGCGTCGTCGCGGCACAGGTGCGCCTGCGGCCAGGCGGCCTGCAGCTCCGCCCATTCCGCGGTGTCGTCTGCCGCGGCGACGAAACCGAGGTGGCAGATACCGCGTGGGCCGGCGGCGATCAGACAGGTGCCGAAGGGGCTGTCGGCGAAGCCGGCGGTGAGTGTCCAGCCGGCGCCGCCGGACTTCACTTCGCCGGGGGAGGCCGCTTCCAGCGTGACGCACAGATCGTGCAGCCGTCCCGGTCCCGACAGGCCCGCCCCCAGGGCGGCGGCCAGCACGCTGTCGCCGCCGCGCAGCCGCGCCTTGGCGTGTGCGACGGTCAGGCACTGCAGGAAGTCCTTCGGTGTCACCGCGGCCCAGGTCGAGAACAGGCGGTGGAAGTGGAAGGGGCTCAGGCCGGCCTGTGCAGCCAGCGTCGCCAGGTCCGGCTGCTCCCCGTGGTGCGCGTCCAGATAGCGGATGACGCGGGTGATACGTTCATAGTCGTGCATGTGCGCATCCTGCCACGGGTGGCCGGGCGCGCCCACCCGGTTCTTGCGCACCCCGGATTCGGTCCGCCGGCCGCCGCAGGTTGCGGAGTTTATGGGGCAGCACTGAGAAAACAGGTATGTCTCGCAGTGCTTGCAAGTGCTGCGCTGCACAGCGGTCTGGAGCAGTCTGCCGCTGGCGCCGGAGGCAACCGTCGCCGATAATCGGCCACCTGTCACAGGGCATGCAAGTGCCTGCCCGACTTACGGAGCGAGATGTTCATGCGGCCATCCATACAGTCGTTCGGGCTGCGCCGGTCGGCGCGCCCGGGCGCGCCGAT
This Gammaproteobacteria bacterium DNA region includes the following protein-coding sequences:
- a CDS encoding methylated-DNA--[protein]-cysteine S-methyltransferase, translated to MHDYERITRVIRYLDAHHGEQPDLATLAAQAGLSPFHFHRLFSTWAAVTPKDFLQCLTVAHAKARLRGGDSVLAAALGAGLSGPGRLHDLCVTLEAASPGEVKSGGAGWTLTAGFADSPFGTCLIAAGPRGICHLGFVAAADDTAEWAELQAAWPQAHLCRDDALAAHLAARIFTRAGAPPGAQTHQPLRAFVRGTTFQVQVWRALLRLRPGTLVSYGQLATALARPAAARAVGTAIGRNPLAYLVPCHRVIRETGVVGDYRWGRERKRAMLAWESAAIDGDHVL